Proteins encoded within one genomic window of Oryza brachyantha chromosome 7, ObraRS2, whole genome shotgun sequence:
- the LOC102715408 gene encoding uncharacterized protein LOC102715408, giving the protein MRVAVVGAGVSGLAAAHEAARSGGVRVTLYEKEESLGGHSRTVTVDGDAGPVDLDLGFMVFNRVTYPNMMEWFEELGVEMERSDMSFSVSTRGEEINVEWGSRNGLAGLLAQKSNAVSPAFWRMIREIVYFKDDVLKYVEEHERNPDLDRNETLGQFIQSHGYSRLFQHAYLIPICACIWSCPSHGVLGFSAFFVLSFCRNHHLLQLFGRPQWLTVKGRSHTYVNRVREELESLGCQIKTSCEVQSVSALDGGGGYRVVEAGGSEEVYDRIIFAVHAPDALKILGDDATHDERRILGAFQYVYSDIYLHCDKRLMPRNPSAWSAWNFLGTTAAGVCVTYWLNLLQNIEESAGRGRRPFLVTLNPPGGAPDHVLLRWRTSHPVPSVAAAAAARELGRVQGGRGLWFCGAYQGYGFHEDGLKAGMAAARGLLLGGGGRLLLANPKQMAPSWTEAGARLLVTRFLDGYVSAGNFTLLEEGGTMYSFGEAGKRCQAKCVMRVHDPLFYWKVATEADLGLADAYINGYCSFVDKKQGLLNLLLILIANRDSNKQSSISSSKIRGWWTPMLLTAGVASAKYFLRHVSRKNTVTQTRRNISQHYDLSNDFFSLFLDPSMTYSCAVFKDEEESLEAAQQRKVSLLIHKARVERDHHVLEIGSGWGRLAIQVVKQTGCKYTGVTLSEEQLKYCQRKVKEAGLEDHMTFMLCDYRQIPTSRKYDRIISCEMIEGVGHEYMDEFFGCCESLLAQDGLFVLQFISIPEERYEEYRRSSDFIKEYIFPGGCLPSLSRITSAMSASSRLCIEHLENIGYHYYPTLIRWRDNFMVNREEISALGFDDKFIRIWEYYFIYCAAGFKSRTLGNYQIVFSRPGNDKLMPFADNPYTTFPAA; this is encoded by the exons gtGACGTACCCGAACATGATGGAGTGGTTCGAGGAGCTCGGGGTGGAGATGGAGCGCTCGGACATGTCCTTCTCGGTGAGCACGCGGGGGGAGGAGATCAACGTGGAGTGGGGCAGCCGCAACGGCCTCGCCGGTCTCCTCGCCCAGAAGTCCAACGCCGTCAGCCCCGCATTCTGGCGCATGATCCGCGAGATCGTCTACTTCAAGGACGACGTTCTCAA atACGTGGAGGAGCACGAGAGGAACCCTGATCTGGACAGGAACGAGACGCTGGGGCAGTTCATCCAGTCGCATGGATACTCCCGTCTCTTCCAGCACGCCTACCTC atCCCCATCTGTGCGTGCATATGGTCGTGCCCATCGCACGGCGTTCTGGGCTTCTCCGCTTTCTTCGTCCTCTCCTTCTGCCGTAACCACCACCTTCTCcag CTGTTCGGTCGCCCCCAATGGCTCACTGTGAAGGGCCGCTCCCATACCTACGTAAACAgg GTAAGAGAGGAGCTTGAGAGCTTGGGCTGCCAGATTAAGACCAGCTGCGAAGTGCAATCTGTTTCAGCTCTCGATGGGG GAGGTGGATACAGGGTCGTTGAGGCTGGTGGTTCAGAGGAGGTCTATGACAGAATCATATTCGCCGTGCACGCACCTGACGCTCTCAAGATCCTGGGAGACGACGCAACCCACGACGAGCGCAGGATCCTGGGCGCGTTTCAGTACGTCTACAG CGACATATACCTCCACTGCGACAAGAGGTTGATGCCGCGGAACCCGTCGGCGTGGAGCGCCTGGAACTTCCTcggcaccaccgccgccggcgtctgCGTCACCTACTGGCTCAACCTGCTCCAG AACATCGAGGAGTCCGCGGGCAGGGGGAGGCGGCCGTTCCTGGTGACGCTCAACCCTCCGGGCGGCGCCCCCGACCACGTCCTGCTCCGGTGGCGCACCAGCCACCCGGTGCCGtcggtggccgcggcggcggcggcgcgggagctcgGCCGCGTCCAGGGCGGCCGGGGCCTCTGGTTCTGCGGCGCCTACCAGGGGTACGGCTTCCACGAGGACGGCCTCAAGGCCGGCATGGCCGCCGCGCGGGGGCtgctgctcggcggcggcgggcggctgctgctggcgAACCCGAAGCAGATGGCGCCGTCGTGGACGGAGGCCGGGGCGCGGCTGCTGGTCACCAGGTTCCTCGACGGCTACGTGTCCGCCGGTAACTTCAC ATTGCTGGAGGAAGGCGGCACCATGTACAGTTTCGGCGAGGCAGGAAAGAGATGCCAGGCCAAATGTGTGATGCGAGTTCACGACCCGCTCTTCTACTGGAAG GTCGCGACGGAAGCAGACCTTGGTCTGGCAGACGCCTACATCAACGGATACTGCTCTTTCGTCGACAAGAAACAGGGTCTTCTCAACCTCTTGTTG ATTCTGATTGCCAACAGGGATTCCAACAAGCAgagcagcatcagcagcagcaaaatAAG AGGCTGGTGGACGCCGATGCTTCTGACGGCCGGTGTCGCGTCGGCCAAATATTTTCTGCGCCACGTGTCCAGGAAGAACACTGTCACGCAGACTCGCCGGAACATCTCACAGCACTACGATCTG AGTAACGATTTCTTCTCGCTTTTCCTTGATCCGTCCATGACCTACTCCTGTGCCGTCTTCAAG gacgaggaggagagctTAGAGGCAGCCCAGCAGCGCAAAGTTAGCCTGCTAATCCACAAG GCTAGAGTGGAGCGAGATCACCATGTTCTTGAGATTGGTAGTGGCTGGGGCAGGCTAGCAATACAAGTGGTCAAGCAAACTGGCTGCAAATACACTGGGGTCACACTGTCTGAGGAGCAGCTTAAATATTGCCAGAGAAAAGTGAAGGAAGCTGGTCTGGAG GACCACATGACTTTCATGCTGTGCGATTACCGTCAAATACCAACATCTCGAAAGTACGACAGGATCATATCTTG CGAGATGATTGAAGGAGTTGGGCATGAATACATGGACGAGTTCTTCGGCTGCTGCGAGTCTCTGCTGGCACAGGACGGCCTGTTCGTCCTCCAGTTCATCTCCATCCCTGAAGAACGGTACGAGGAGTACAGGAGGAGCTCAGATTTCATCAAAGAATACATCTTCCCTGGGGGTTGTCTTCCATCCTTGTCTCGGATTACATCCGCCATGTCCGCCTCCTCCAGGCTCTG CATCGAGCACCTGGAGAATATCGGGTATCATTACTACCCAACGCTGATACGCTGGCGGGACAACTTCATGGTCAACAGAGA GGAGATATCGGCCCTGGGATTTGATGACAAGTTCATTCGCATATGGGAGTACTATTTCATATACTGTGCAGCTGGCTTCAAGTCACGTACGCTCGGAAACTACCAGATCGTGTTTTCTCGGCCTGGCAATGATAAGCTGATGCCCTTTGCCGACAACCCTTACACAACCTTCCCGGCAGCTTAA
- the LOC121054990 gene encoding formin-2-like, with the protein MKMKMAPSKCILIIFVLFTVFSLQPSAAVRDAQVFKPTVAIDVSQDKINADTTQQPSTSLPGLPPLPQLPQIQIPWLQPLPPLSTIQIPGLPPLPHLPTIQIPGLTPLPPFPTIQIPGLPSLPSLPTIQIPGLSPLPPLPTIQIPGFPPLPQLPPTVVGLGSPGASQQVPTITQSTLAA; encoded by the coding sequence atgaagatgaagatggcgcCTTCCAAGTGCATACTGATCATCTTCGTCCTCTTCACCGTCTTCTCGCTGCAGCCATCGGCAGCCGTCAGGGACGCCCAGGTGTTCAAGCCCACCGTCGCCATCGATGTCTCACAGGACAAGATCAACGCCGACACGACCCAGCAGCCATCAACATCGCTGCCTGGGCTGCCCCCGTTGCCACAGCTGCCACAGATCCAAATCCCATGGCTCCAACCACTGCCACCACTTTCGACGATCCAAATCCCAGGTCTCCCACCATTGCCTCATCTTCCGACTATCCAAATCCCAGGGCTCACACCATTGCCACCATTTCCAACTATCCAAATCCCAGGCCTCCCATCATTACCTTCTCTTCCGACAATCCAAATCCCAGGTCTCTCACCATTGCCACCACTTCCGACGATCCAAATTCCAGGTTTCCCACCATTACCACAGTTGCCACCGACTGTTGTTGGTCTAGGATCACCAGGTGCATCACAACAAGTCCCTACCATCACCCAAAGCACACTAGCGGCG